In the Cydia fagiglandana chromosome 5, ilCydFagi1.1, whole genome shotgun sequence genome, one interval contains:
- the LOC134664309 gene encoding uncharacterized protein LOC134664309 produces the protein MPRIKKASRNMTLTKDNRTYGLFHTICKIAFLGGGNNFWLEDMDCPAILTKIYNAINPVLEVIIILFIMSHFGAFWTQPNLTETQSTDRMLLTCVNGISYTVYVNILYYKPDMRELVRELVTFAARLKEVSNDGIIEEMMHRTAFRYMIALFLVSSAVVSYGFQSYNK, from the coding sequence ATGCCACGTATCAAAAAGGCATCACGCAACATGACGCTCACAAAGGATAATCGCACGTATGGCCTTTTCCATACCATCTGCAAGATCGCATTTTTGGGCGGCGGTAACAACTTTTGGTTAGAGGACATGGATTGTCCCGCAATATTGACGAAAATCTACAACGCAATAAATCCAGTCCTCGAAGTCataataattttgtttattatgtcCCATTTCGGTGCTTTTTGGACGCAGCCGAATCTAACTGAAACGCAGAGCACCGATCGAATGTTATTGACGTGTGTTAATGGCATTTCATATACGGTTTATGTaaacattttatattataagcCGGATATGAGAGAGTTGGTCAGAGAGTTGGTGACATTTGCTGCGAGGCTGAAGGAGGTTTCTAACGATGGAATCATCGAGGAAATGATGCATAGAACAGCGTTTCGGTATATGATTGCGCTTTTTTTGGTCAGCTCTGCGGTGGTTTCTTACGGGTTTCAGAGTTACAACAAGTGA